In the Candidatus Electrothrix rattekaaiensis genome, one interval contains:
- a CDS encoding cell division protein SepF produces the protein MSLNLESELRNITGITDEEKQRIYDFLQGAVYCWCKNRKDEWFSLREFMGGPNYFWQGTPMLPLYLKHEGDSADPVKEAGKDGGWLLKHVIMNDKRLFETKREALIRQYRWIGGDEEGT, from the coding sequence ATGTCTCTTAATTTAGAATCTGAATTGAGGAATATCACAGGGATTACCGACGAGGAAAAACAGAGAATATATGATTTTCTTCAGGGGGCTGTTTACTGTTGGTGCAAAAACAGGAAAGATGAATGGTTCTCGTTGAGGGAATTTATGGGAGGACCAAATTATTTTTGGCAAGGAACCCCTATGCTTCCTCTTTATTTGAAACATGAGGGTGATAGCGCAGATCCTGTGAAGGAAGCAGGGAAAGATGGTGGTTGGCTCTTAAAGCATGTGATTATGAATGATAAAAGGTTGTTTGAAACGAAAAGGGAAGCATTAATTAGGCAATATCGATGGATTGGTGGAGATGAAGAAGGCACATAA